TGGGGCGAGGCGTTCGGGCTCTACGGCACCGCGCTGGCCGTCCGCGCGCTCGACGACCTTGTCGCGCCGCTCTGTCTCGGCCACGGCACTGCCGACATCGCGGCGCTGATGGACCACGTGCAACGCAAGCTGCACGTCTTCGGGCGCGGCGGCGCGATCACCTACGCGCTGTCGGCGGTCGACATCGCGTTGTGGGACATCGCCGGCAAGCGTGCCGGCGTCCCGATCTCGAGGCTGCTGGGGGGCGGTCTTCGGGACATGCGCTGCTACGCCAGCCTGGCCTGCTACACCGAACCGCACCGGGTCCGCACCGCGGTACGCCGCGTCCTCGACGCCGGATTCACTGCGATCAAGCTGCACGAGTCGACGCTGCCCGCGATGCACGCCGCCCGCGCCGAAGCTGGGCCCGAGGTCGCGTTGATCGTCGACGCCGGCTGTGCCTGGACGCTGGGGCAGGCCCAGGCCGTCGCCGCCGAGCTGCACGACCTCGGACTGTTGTTCTTAGAGGAGCCGCTGTGGCCGCCGGAGAACTTCGACGGCCTGGCCGAACTGCGCCGCAGCACCGGATTGCCGGTGGCCTCCGGCGAAAACGTCGGCACCATCATGGAATTCGAGCGCCTGCTGACCGCGGGCGCGGTGGACTTCGTGCAGCCCAGCCCGGCCAAGATGGGCGGTATCACCGAGCTGCGCAAGGTCTTTCCGCTGGCGGCCGTGCGCAATGTCGGGATGATGACGCACTCGTTCTACGACGGGCCGGGGCTGCTCGCCGCAGTTCAGGTGACCGCCGCTTTGGGCGGTACCGACGCGATGATCGAGTGGCGCTGGTTCGACCTGGAGGCCTCGATCTACGGCGACGCGCTGGCGCCGAGGAACGGGCGGATCACGGTGCCGGACGGGCCGGGCCTGGGGCTCGACCCGGATCCTGAGGTGATCAGCGCCTACCGCTGTTGATTCTGCGTCCACCACGCGAAAGTGCGAGTAGCCGGCCTGGCCGGCGCAGAGTCAACACGGGTCGGCCGACACGGAAGTCACGGATGTGGCCTGGACTCGGACCGGGCTACACCCAGTAGGCCACCCGCGCCCGGAACTGGCGCAGCACCATCGCGGCCACCGCCCATCCGAGCACGGTCAACACCAGCACTATCGCCCAGTGCCGCAGCGGCTGGTGCGCGCCCAGCAGCGGAGCCCGCACGATCTCCAGGTAGTGCATCAGCGGGTTGAGCTCGACGACGTTGATCCAGCGGGTGGCGCCCTGGGCGCGCAGCGTGTCGTAGTTCCAGATGATCGGCGTCATCAAGAACAGCAGCTGCACCACACTGAACAGCAGCGGCGCGATGTCGCGGTAGCGGGTGGCCAGAATCCCGAAGCACAGTGACACCCACACGCAGTTCAGCGCGATCAGCACCAGCGCCGGGATCACCGAAAGATCCGCCCACGACCAGGGTTTCGGGAATATCAGGGCGATCGGCACATAGATGACGATGTTGTGGGCGAACAGGATCATCTGCCGCCACACCAGCCGGTAGACGTGCACGCTCAACGGCGTCGGCAGCTGTTTGATCAGTCCCTCGTTGGCGACGAACACGTCGGCGCCCTCCAGGATGGCGGCGTTGAGCAGGTTCCACACGATCAGCCCCAGCGTCACGTACGGCAGGTGCACGGCCAGGTCGAGGTGAAACAGTTTGGAGTACAGCCCGCCCATCGCCACCGCCGTGGTGGCGGTGCCGATGGTGATCCAGAACGGGCCCAGCACGCTGCGGCGGTAGCGCTGCTTGATGTCCTGCCAACCCAGGTGCAGCCACAGCTCGCGGCGGCGGAATCCGTCCACCAGATCCGCCCACGCCCGCGCAAAAGTTTTGGACTGCGCGGCGACGTCGGTGAAACTCATTGCTGCCCCTCGGGTTTGGCGAACTGCTCGCGACGTCCCAGCCTGCGCAGCCGGATCCATTCGATCAACCCGGCCGGGTCGCGGCGTGATACCAGGAAGAACCAGCCGAACCGCAGCCACTCCTGGACCAGCAGCCGGCGCATTCCGGGCTGGGCCATCAGGTAGCCGCGGTTGCGGTAGGTGAAATAGCGTTTGGCCGCGTCATCGGGGTATTGGGTGTGCATTCGCCCGGCCAGGATCGGCTTGAACTCCGCCGAGCCGCACGGGTGCAGGTAGGCCGCGTTCAGACACGTCCCGAACGCCAGGCCGGAGCGCACCAGCCGGCGGTGTATCTCCACCTCGTCGCCGCGCATGAACAACCGCAGGTCGGGCACCCCCACCGCATCCAGCGCGTCGGCGGTGAACAGCGCCCCGTTGAACAG
This is a stretch of genomic DNA from Mycolicibacter terrae. It encodes these proteins:
- a CDS encoding mandelate racemase/muconate lactonizing enzyme family protein — translated: MPAVIAEIEAIPLRIPLKPDLPGAALWGETLSAADSLLVKVTTDDGVVGWGEAFGLYGTALAVRALDDLVAPLCLGHGTADIAALMDHVQRKLHVFGRGGAITYALSAVDIALWDIAGKRAGVPISRLLGGGLRDMRCYASLACYTEPHRVRTAVRRVLDAGFTAIKLHESTLPAMHAARAEAGPEVALIVDAGCAWTLGQAQAVAAELHDLGLLFLEEPLWPPENFDGLAELRRSTGLPVASGENVGTIMEFERLLTAGAVDFVQPSPAKMGGITELRKVFPLAAVRNVGMMTHSFYDGPGLLAAVQVTAALGGTDAMIEWRWFDLEASIYGDALAPRNGRITVPDGPGLGLDPDPEVISAYRC
- the wzm gene encoding galactan export ABC transporter permease subunit Wzm/RfbD, encoding MSFTDVAAQSKTFARAWADLVDGFRRRELWLHLGWQDIKQRYRRSVLGPFWITIGTATTAVAMGGLYSKLFHLDLAVHLPYVTLGLIVWNLLNAAILEGADVFVANEGLIKQLPTPLSVHVYRLVWRQMILFAHNIVIYVPIALIFPKPWSWADLSVIPALVLIALNCVWVSLCFGILATRYRDIAPLLFSVVQLLFLMTPIIWNYDTLRAQGATRWINVVELNPLMHYLEIVRAPLLGAHQPLRHWAIVLVLTVLGWAVAAMVLRQFRARVAYWV